A stretch of the Halomonas sp. CH40 genome encodes the following:
- the sucD gene encoding succinate--CoA ligase subunit alpha, whose product MSILIDKNTKVICQGFTGGQGTFHSEQAIAYGTQMVGGVTPGKGGQEHLGLPVFNTVKEAVEKTGAEASVIYVPAPFCKDSILEAANAGIKLIVCITEGIATLDMLEAKVKCDELGVRLIGPNCPGVITPGECKIGIMPGHIHQPGKVGIVSRSGTLTYEAVKQTTDHGFGQSTCVGIGGDPIPGSNFIDILEMFENDPKTEAIVMIGEIGGTAEEEAAAYVKANVSKPVVSYIAGVTAPPGKRMGHAGAIISGGKGTADEKFAALEDAGVKTVRSLAEIGDALKEVTGW is encoded by the coding sequence ATGAGCATCCTGATCGATAAGAACACCAAGGTCATCTGCCAGGGTTTCACCGGTGGCCAGGGCACGTTCCACTCCGAGCAGGCGATTGCCTACGGTACGCAGATGGTCGGCGGTGTTACGCCGGGCAAAGGCGGCCAGGAGCACCTCGGCCTGCCAGTTTTCAACACCGTGAAAGAAGCGGTCGAGAAAACCGGCGCGGAAGCCAGCGTTATCTATGTACCGGCCCCTTTCTGCAAGGATTCCATCCTTGAAGCGGCAAATGCGGGTATCAAGCTGATCGTGTGTATCACTGAAGGCATTGCCACGCTGGATATGCTGGAAGCCAAAGTGAAGTGTGACGAACTGGGCGTACGCCTGATTGGCCCGAACTGCCCGGGTGTTATCACCCCGGGTGAATGCAAGATCGGCATCATGCCGGGTCACATTCACCAGCCGGGCAAGGTCGGTATCGTGTCGCGTTCAGGCACCCTGACCTATGAAGCCGTCAAGCAGACGACTGATCACGGTTTCGGCCAGTCTACCTGTGTCGGTATCGGTGGTGACCCGATCCCGGGCTCCAACTTCATTGATATTCTCGAAATGTTCGAGAACGATCCGAAGACTGAAGCCATCGTGATGATCGGTGAAATCGGTGGTACCGCCGAAGAAGAAGCCGCCGCCTACGTCAAGGCCAACGTTTCCAAGCCAGTGGTTTCCTACATTGCCGGGGTAACAGCTCCTCCCGGTAAGCGTATGGGCCACGCAGGCGCCATCATCTCTGGCGGTAAAGGTACCGCTGATGAGAAGTTTGCTGCCCTGGAAGACGCCGGTGTCAAAACCGTGCGTTCTCTGGCTGAAATCGGCGACGCGCTGAAAGAAGTCACCGGTTGGTAA
- the sucC gene encoding ADP-forming succinate--CoA ligase subunit beta has product MNLHEYQGKQLFADYGLPVSKGFAVDTPEEAEEACKKIGGDMWVVKAQVHAGGRGKAGGVKLIKDPAEAKTFAEHWLGKNLVTYQTDENGQPVAKILVETCTDIADELYLGAVVDRTTRRVVFMASTEGGVEIETVAEETPEKILKAEIDPLVGAQPYQARELAFALGLNGDQVKQFTKIFLGLSKLFHDKDLALLEINPLVITDEGNLHCLDAKLGLDSNALYRHPDLQAMRDPSQEDEREADAAKWELNYVALDGNIGCMVNGAGLAMGTMDIVNLNGGKPANFLDVGGGATKERVAEAFKIILSDDNVNAVLVNIFGGIVRCDMIAEGIIGAVEQVGVNVPVVVRLEGNNAELGAEKLASSGLNIIAATSLTDAAQQVVKAAEGK; this is encoded by the coding sequence ATGAATCTTCACGAGTATCAAGGCAAGCAGCTGTTTGCCGATTATGGTTTACCTGTATCCAAAGGCTTTGCCGTGGATACGCCAGAAGAAGCCGAAGAAGCGTGTAAAAAGATCGGCGGCGATATGTGGGTTGTTAAGGCCCAGGTTCACGCAGGCGGCCGTGGTAAGGCGGGTGGCGTTAAGCTGATCAAGGATCCCGCTGAAGCCAAGACCTTCGCCGAGCATTGGCTTGGCAAGAACCTGGTGACCTACCAGACAGACGAAAACGGTCAGCCGGTTGCCAAGATTCTGGTTGAAACCTGCACGGATATCGCCGATGAGCTTTATCTGGGTGCGGTAGTTGACCGTACTACCCGTCGCGTTGTCTTTATGGCATCCACCGAAGGCGGTGTTGAAATCGAGACCGTCGCTGAAGAAACGCCGGAGAAGATTCTCAAGGCCGAGATTGATCCGCTGGTCGGCGCCCAGCCATACCAGGCGCGTGAACTGGCCTTTGCTCTGGGTCTGAACGGTGACCAGGTCAAGCAGTTCACCAAGATTTTCCTGGGGCTTTCCAAGCTGTTCCACGACAAGGATCTAGCCCTTCTGGAAATCAACCCGTTGGTCATCACCGATGAAGGCAACCTGCACTGCCTCGACGCCAAACTTGGCCTCGATAGCAATGCGCTTTACCGTCATCCGGACCTGCAGGCCATGCGTGACCCGTCTCAGGAAGACGAGCGCGAAGCCGATGCCGCCAAGTGGGAGCTGAACTACGTAGCGCTCGACGGTAACATCGGTTGCATGGTCAATGGCGCTGGTCTGGCCATGGGTACCATGGATATCGTCAACCTTAACGGTGGCAAACCGGCCAACTTCCTCGATGTGGGCGGTGGTGCTACCAAGGAACGCGTTGCAGAAGCGTTCAAGATCATCCTGTCTGACGACAACGTCAATGCCGTGCTGGTTAACATCTTCGGCGGTATCGTACGTTGCGACATGATTGCTGAAGGCATTATCGGTGCCGTTGAGCAAGTCGGTGTTAACGTACCGGTGGTCGTACGTCTGGAAGGTAACAACGCCGAACTGGGTGCGGAAAAACTCGCCTCCAGTGGTCTCAACATCATCGCGGCTACCAGTCTGACCGACGCGGCTCAGCAGGTCGTTAAAGCGGCGGAGGGCAAGTAA
- the lpdA gene encoding dihydrolipoyl dehydrogenase, with protein sequence MADKFDVIVIGAGPGGYVAAIRAAQLGLKTACVEKWVGKEGNVVHGGTCLNVGCIPSKALLEASHKFVEAKHDFDDLGIQAGDVTMDVKKMMARKDKIVKNLTGGISGLFKANGVTSIEGAGKVASGKQVEVTGHDGKTTTYDADNIIIAAGSVPIEIPPTPLVEGKVVDSTGALEFQETPKRLGVIGAGIIGLELGSVWNRLGSEVTVLEAMDDFLPMVDASIAKETQKILKKQGLDIKLNARVTGSEVKGDEVVVKYTDANGEQETTFDKLIVCVGRRPYTKGVIADGVSIELDERGFIFVDDQCRTNLPGVYAVGDCVRGPMLAHKASEEGIMVADIIAGHKAEMNYDTIPNVVYTFPEVAWVGITEQEAKAKGIDVKVGAFPFAASGRAMANNATEGTAKIIADAETDRILGMHIVGQHAGEMIAQGVIAMEFGSSAEDLALTCYAHPTMSEAVHEAALAVDGHAIHMANRKKRK encoded by the coding sequence ATGGCTGATAAGTTTGATGTGATCGTAATCGGTGCCGGCCCCGGTGGTTATGTGGCCGCCATTCGTGCAGCACAGCTCGGGCTCAAGACGGCCTGTGTCGAAAAGTGGGTTGGCAAGGAAGGTAATGTTGTCCACGGTGGCACCTGTCTGAACGTTGGCTGTATCCCTTCCAAGGCCCTGCTGGAAGCCTCACACAAGTTCGTTGAAGCCAAACATGACTTTGACGACCTGGGCATCCAGGCTGGCGACGTCACTATGGACGTCAAGAAGATGATGGCCCGCAAGGACAAGATCGTTAAGAACCTGACCGGCGGTATTTCCGGCCTGTTCAAGGCTAACGGCGTCACCTCCATTGAAGGCGCGGGCAAGGTAGCTTCCGGCAAGCAGGTTGAAGTGACCGGCCACGACGGCAAGACCACGACTTACGATGCGGATAACATCATCATCGCAGCGGGTTCTGTACCGATTGAAATTCCGCCTACGCCGCTGGTTGAGGGCAAGGTTGTCGACTCGACAGGCGCGCTGGAGTTTCAGGAAACGCCCAAGCGTTTGGGCGTTATTGGTGCGGGTATTATCGGTCTGGAGCTGGGCAGCGTCTGGAACCGCCTGGGTTCAGAAGTCACCGTGCTTGAAGCCATGGATGACTTCCTGCCGATGGTAGATGCCTCCATCGCCAAGGAAACCCAGAAGATCCTCAAGAAACAGGGTCTGGATATCAAGCTTAATGCCCGAGTGACCGGTTCCGAGGTCAAGGGCGATGAAGTGGTGGTGAAATACACCGATGCCAACGGTGAGCAGGAAACAACCTTCGACAAGCTGATTGTCTGCGTGGGTCGTCGCCCCTATACCAAGGGCGTTATTGCTGACGGTGTCAGCATTGAGCTGGATGAGCGCGGCTTTATCTTTGTTGATGACCAGTGCCGTACCAACCTGCCCGGCGTCTATGCAGTCGGTGACTGTGTGCGTGGCCCCATGCTGGCACACAAGGCATCCGAAGAAGGTATTATGGTGGCGGATATCATCGCTGGCCATAAAGCCGAGATGAACTACGACACCATTCCGAATGTAGTCTATACCTTCCCGGAAGTCGCCTGGGTAGGTATTACCGAGCAGGAAGCCAAGGCCAAGGGCATTGACGTTAAAGTTGGTGCCTTCCCGTTTGCTGCCAGTGGTCGTGCCATGGCCAACAATGCAACGGAAGGAACTGCCAAGATCATTGCCGATGCTGAAACAGACCGCATTCTGGGCATGCATATCGTCGGCCAGCACGCCGGTGAAATGATTGCTCAGGGCGTGATCGCTATGGAATTTGGTTCCAGCGCTGAAGATCTGGCCCTGACCTGCTACGCTCACCCGACCATGTCGGAAGCCGTGCATGAAGCAGCACTTGCTGTCGATGGCCATGCCATCCATATGGCTAACCGTAAAAAGCGTAAATAA
- the odhB gene encoding 2-oxoglutarate dehydrogenase complex dihydrolipoyllysine-residue succinyltransferase: protein MATEIKAPTFPESVAEGTVAAWHKKPGDSVERDELIVEIETDKVVLEVVAPEAGTLSDVMVEEGDTVASEQVLGTLGEGSAKQASGAADAEKGSEEKQDTSSAPAKSEAAGGKAYDVKAPSFPESIQEGTVASWTKQVGEAVKRDEVLAEIETDKVVLEVVAPADGALSEIKAEEGSQVESEAVLAIFVEGAGGEDGEQAAAPASTVSDDESADEKVGDKILAPAARKMVAEHDLDVSKIAGTGKGGRILKEDVQKAVKDGSAKKAAKPAAAPAKAAAPVIEEGERPEKRVPMSRLRQTIAKRLVQAQQTAAMLTTYNEVDMTEIMALRSQYKETFLKAHDIKLGFMGFFVKAASEALKRFPDVNASIDGTDIVYHGYQDIGVAVSTDRGLVVPVLRDTDSMKIADVERNIADFGKRGRDGKLGMDDMIGGTFTITNGGTFGSLMSTPIINPPQTAILGMHKIQDRPMAVNGKVEIRPMMYLAVSYDHRMIDGKDAVQFLVTIKELLEDPARLLLDV from the coding sequence ATGGCTACTGAGATTAAAGCGCCAACCTTTCCAGAGTCTGTTGCCGAAGGTACGGTAGCAGCATGGCATAAGAAGCCGGGCGATAGCGTCGAACGTGACGAACTGATTGTTGAAATTGAAACCGACAAAGTCGTTCTGGAAGTGGTGGCACCGGAAGCTGGCACCTTAAGTGATGTAATGGTTGAAGAGGGTGATACCGTTGCCTCCGAACAGGTGCTGGGCACGCTGGGTGAGGGGAGTGCCAAGCAGGCATCTGGCGCTGCGGATGCTGAGAAAGGTTCTGAAGAGAAGCAGGACACCTCAAGCGCACCGGCCAAGTCTGAAGCCGCAGGTGGAAAGGCCTACGACGTCAAGGCGCCCTCATTCCCGGAGTCGATTCAGGAAGGAACGGTTGCCAGCTGGACCAAGCAGGTAGGTGAAGCGGTCAAGCGTGATGAGGTTCTGGCTGAAATCGAAACCGATAAGGTTGTGCTGGAAGTGGTAGCACCGGCCGATGGCGCTCTGAGCGAAATCAAAGCCGAAGAAGGCAGCCAGGTAGAATCAGAAGCCGTGCTGGCGATCTTTGTTGAAGGCGCTGGCGGGGAAGATGGCGAGCAAGCGGCTGCACCGGCAAGCACTGTTAGCGACGACGAAAGCGCTGATGAAAAAGTCGGCGACAAGATTCTCGCCCCGGCGGCGCGTAAGATGGTCGCAGAGCACGATCTGGATGTCAGCAAGATTGCGGGCACTGGCAAAGGCGGCCGCATCCTGAAAGAAGACGTTCAGAAAGCTGTCAAGGATGGCTCCGCCAAGAAAGCGGCCAAGCCAGCGGCCGCGCCAGCCAAGGCAGCAGCACCTGTAATAGAAGAAGGTGAGCGTCCCGAAAAGCGCGTACCCATGAGCCGCTTACGCCAGACCATCGCCAAGCGTCTGGTTCAGGCACAGCAAACCGCGGCCATGCTGACCACGTACAACGAAGTGGACATGACCGAAATCATGGCCCTGCGTTCCCAATACAAAGAAACCTTCCTGAAGGCCCATGATATCAAGCTGGGCTTTATGGGTTTCTTTGTGAAAGCTGCGTCTGAAGCGCTCAAGCGTTTCCCGGACGTCAATGCCTCAATTGACGGCACCGACATTGTTTACCATGGTTACCAGGATATCGGCGTGGCAGTGTCCACCGACCGTGGCCTGGTCGTACCGGTTCTGCGCGATACCGACAGCATGAAAATTGCCGATGTTGAGCGTAATATTGCTGATTTCGGTAAGCGTGGCCGCGATGGCAAGTTGGGCATGGACGATATGATCGGGGGTACTTTTACCATCACTAACGGCGGCACCTTTGGTTCACTGATGTCGACGCCGATCATCAATCCGCCGCAGACCGCAATTCTGGGTATGCACAAGATCCAGGATCGCCCGATGGCGGTGAACGGCAAAGTGGAAATCCGCCCGATGATGTATCTGGCCGTTTCCTATGATCACCGCATGATCGACGGTAAGGATGCAGTCCAGTTTCTGGTGACCATCAAAGAGCTGCTGGAAGACCCTGCACGCTTGTTGCTGGACGTGTAA